One window of Melospiza georgiana isolate bMelGeo1 chromosome 11, bMelGeo1.pri, whole genome shotgun sequence genomic DNA carries:
- the LOC131087981 gene encoding histone H1-like: MKASTMLDTALTAPRARAAPGKPKMAASGSKAHKAAGPSVTKLLTRAVSAPKERKELPLATLRKALPAGGHGEEKNKSHIKLGPKSLTSNGTRVQTKGIGASGSFKLNKKPGETKEKATKEKTAAKRKKSAAKKPAGPAKKHKKVVIVKKRTKKAKKPAATEAKKAAKSLKGGTQAGHAKEVAKSPAKVKVVKAKAAKPKAVKPKVAKAKKTVPKKK, encoded by the coding sequence ATGAAGGCCAGCACCATGCTGGACACGGCGCTCACTGCTCCCCGCGCCAGGGCCGCCCCCGGGAAGCCGAAGATGGCGGCGAGCGGCTCCAAGGCCCACAAGGCCGCAGGGCCCAGCGTCACCAAGCTGCTCACCAGGGCCGTGTCTGCGCCCAAGGAGCGCAAGGAGCTCCCCCTGGCCACGCTCAGGAAGGCACTGCCTGCTGGTGGCCATGGTGAGGAGAAGAACAAGAGCCACATCAAGCTGGGGCCCAAGAGCCTCACCAGCAATGGCACCCGGGTGCAGACCAAGGGCATCGGGGCCTCTGGCTCTTTCAAGCTAAACAAGAAGCCGGGTGAGACAAAAGAAAAGGCAACAAAGGAAAAGACAGCTGCCAAGCGCAAGAAGTCAGCAGCCAAGAAGCCTGCCGGCCCTGCTAAGAAGCACAAGAAAGTGGTGATAGTGAAGAAGAGAACCAAGAAGGCAAAGAAGCCAGCAGCCACAGAAGCCAAGAAAGCAGCCAAGAGCCTCAAGGGCGGCACACAGGCAGGCCATGCCAAGGAGGTAGCGAAGAGCCCAGCTAAGGTGAAGGTGGTGAAGGCAAAAGCAGCCAAGCCTAAGGCAGTCAAACCCAAAGTGGCCAAGGCAAAGAAGACAGTGCCAAAAAAGAAGTAA